Part of the Arvicanthis niloticus isolate mArvNil1 chromosome 3, mArvNil1.pat.X, whole genome shotgun sequence genome is shown below.
tctaaTATATGACCCCTAGGTTGAGAACCATGGATCTAGAACCTGGGCACTGAACCCTCTCAGAGATCCTGATCCACGGTCTTGtcaccatgcatgtcttttgatTATTCTTCCTCTCATTGCACTCACTAGTCTACTGGCAGCTGGCACCCACATTCTTTGGCCACTGATTTCCTGTGAAGACACAGATGGCCTCTTGTCCCTACATGGGGTGGACAAGAAGTGCCTAGGAATACACACCACCAACAGCAGCCCTCCATCACCAAGTGGCTGGGTGGTGTTGGCATATGAACACCCCATATCTcaagatctctgtgaggccaTCTCTGTGGGGTGTGCTCTACAGACTCCCAAAGTTCCTTATGGGAGTTCACTCTAGTCTCCAGTAGCAGAGTTGATAAAACCCATTATTGTCTGCCTCCTACCCCAAACACAGTGCCTGTCCTTGTGTGCTTGTTTCAGACTCTGCCTCTGGGACCCCAAAGCCAGGCAATGTTTCAATACTATAGACACTTTCCCTTCCTCTTGACccagctctggctttcctttAAAGGGCATATCAAGATGGCAGTCTGTGTGCCCTGACTTCTAGGCTCTCGTGCTCCTGTCCATCATGGGAACCAAGGTCTTTCCTGCCCGACTGAAATCTCAGGAAACCAGGCTCCATCCCAGCTGCCAAATGAGCTGTCTCCTACCTGTCCAGACCAGGACCCATGTTAACTGAGACCAGACCAGTACGTTCCCAGGGAGAATCACAGCAATGGGAGAGATTGGAAAAGTTCAAAATCagcaaaaatagaatttaatccTGCTCAGGTGAGTGTAGGCAGTCAGTCCTTCTGGAGACAACCATGGGCAGTCTTGGAAGGTCTTGTTCTCTCCACCACAGCCGGTTCCGCAGGGCCCATGGCTGCCCATCCTCAAGCTGGTCACCATGGGGCAGTGGGAGGCTGTTGCTTCCTTAGAGGGGAAGTGAGTCACTTTGTGCAGGGGGTGATCAGAGCATCCCATAtggcttctcctttcttcctcccagtcagctcctgtcagcatagACCCAGCACTCCTGGGTTCTGCTCTCAAGTCAGTTAGGCATTTCTTTGGCTCCCTAGGCCAGAAGGGCCAAGGCCACCTACATTACTTTCCGTGGCACACAGCCCTCCAGCTCTAGTAGCTCCGGCCAGCcttcatatttgtttgtttctgggttgTTCTTTAAGtactagggagagaagagagatgttTCAGACAGTGAGCGGTCAAGGCTGTCCAGGACTCATGGAGAAAGCATCTGTACTTGGGCTCTCAGAGGACTCACACACCTCACCCACAGCCTCATTTTGGATGGGACCAGAAGCTCAGGGGAGGACCACAAGTTGCTCAAGGTCTCAGCACTGGTATCAGAGCCTATTACACCCCACAAGGTCATCAAGATAGGAGGTGCTTGGGGATCTGTAGCTTTTCTCCAAAGTCCTCTCTCACCTCCTGTAAAGCCCCAAATCATGATGTCATCGAGCACCTGCTGCATGTGTGGCATTGTCCCAAgctgttttatgtatttaatctGCACATTCtgtgggggaaactgaggcatggagaGGTAGTGTCACTTTGTGTGGGAAATTCTTCATGTGATTTCTCTAATGTGTTACCAGTATGGGAACATAGGACATCATTGGGGGCTTGCTTTATGGTCATCTGCTTTTGATGGATATGGACCCTTCCCTacaaggaggaagacagaggaccTGCCTGGCCAGCGCAGCCTTAGCTCCACCCACTGTCCTGTGTGCTGGAGCCCAGTCCAGACCCTGCATTCTCACCCAGAGGCCATGGatattcttccctctcttcttcttgctTAGGCTATCTTGAACTAGGCCTGATTTCTAAATTTGGGTGATGGTGGACTGAGGAGTGTAAAATACTTTTCTGGATATATCTGTGCAGATGTTTCAAGAGAGGATTAATGAAGGAGGAAGTTATCAATTCAAGCCACCCCCTTCATAGGCTGGAAGCCTggataaagggggaaaaaaagaaagccggTAGCCCTGGcctttgctctctgctctctggcctTCATAAGGTGAGCTGTTTTTCCCTGCCATGTTGGGTTTAAGCCTCTGAAAGCAGGAGCCAAAGCAAATCTGCCCTTTCCATTTTTTCCTCTCAAATCTCTGTCACAGCAAAGATGTAAGAACAGATCACAATTTCTAATGTGGATATGTCCTTATAGAATCACAAATATATGAGCCAGCACTGCCCAGTCAAGGACATAGCCCCAGTGGGCCCTTCTCCCAGAGTTCAGCCCCACTCTGCTCTGTCCCCTCAGATGTCCCCTCTGTGCCTGCATCTCACAGTCTCTACACATCTGGGTTGCTGTGCCCTGTCTCATGATCACATAGgcatcctctctgcctcccagctctcTTCCCTGGTGCTCTTTGTGTTTGGCCAGTGAGGCTTCCTTCCCGAGGGACAAGGACATCTTTATGAAGCTGGGTGAACCTCTGTGAGACGCGAGTTGCCTCTCAGAGTTGTTCTGAGACCTGAGCTCTCCATGCCTGTGGTATCTCACACATGGGCTAAGATGATAATCATATCTGCTTCACCGTGCATGTTAGATGGGCCCCAGCCAGCAACTTGCTTGACATATGCCTGAGCAGAGTGAGTGCTTATTATGGGTTGGATCCTGCCACTCTCTTGCATATGCCCCGTATGGGTCCTCCATTACTTGCCTTTTAAGTCTACAGAGCCTTTGTATAGAATTATTACCCCTCAGCTCCCATTGGGATCTGGGTTGTGATGGGAAGGACAGGTCAGCTCTGCTAGGTTTCTAGGATTACTCCAGGTTGTGGTGTACAAAACAGGGGAGAAGGTTTAACTTTCTCCGGAGCCTTCAAGCTCTGATTATTCCTCCTCCATCCTGTGAGTATTCTTCAAACTCCACACTGAAGTTTCCTAGACCCCCATGCTCAGAGCTACCCTCAGGCCATGGGCACAGAGTTCAGTATTTCTTTTCACATGCTGGGGTGCAGtatcctgttgttctcttcttgGCACATGGTCATAATCTCCATAGGGAGCCCCCAAGGGGACTCAAAGTCCCACAGCTCCAAAACTTTTCCCTTTACTGGTGAGATGAAAGGCCTGGGGAACATGGGCTTGTCAAAGTCATAGCTGGGACCAGAAGCCAGCCATTCAGCTCCTCTTTCTTACCCCAACTTGGCTTTAtctctatatttctttcttccaCTTCAATTTAgtgttgtcttctttctttctctccttttgtcctctctttttGGGCACTTGTAAATTCTTTTATGAGCCTCCCCTTGCAAGGTAGCTTCTTGCTGGGATTTGTCCACTTGGACCCCCAAAAACTGAGGTGAATTTTGAGCAGTCAGGCAGTGTTACATGCTGGTTCTGAAAAGAGTCTCTGACCAACAATATAGCCTATGTGAGTTACTGTCTTTCCATCTCCTGCAGCTCCTTGTCCACCTATCCCTCACTCACACAGGGAGGCAGACAGGAACCCACCTGCTCATACGGGCTTCTACTCTTGAGGTCTTTAGCACCTACAAAGACCCAGCTGTCCCGGAAGCCCAGCTCCTTGGCGTAGGAACTCCCCAGGTCGGAGAAGAGCGTCCTGATTTTGTCGTTCATTCTGCCAGAGAGAGAACAGTTCGGGAGAAGCTGAAGACATTGGTGGGAGGTGGGACCAGGGTGAGGTTCCCAAAGACTGGCCCCACTCTCCATTGTACCTGGAGCACCTGACTTCCGAGGCTCTCAAAATTCATCGGGATTGGGCTAGGGGGTCTGAGACTTTCCAAGAGAACTTTCTTGTGGCCGGGAGATATGCTTGAGCTTGAGCTCTACACATGTTTATTAACTTAAAGGTGGAGCTTACCCTTCTTGCCTTGCAGAAACCATCATAAACATTTTAACATGATCATGAGTTGTTTAACGATGGGATCCAGTCTAAGAAATGTGCTGTTAGGTGAGTTAGGTgtcctccaacagggtcacacctcctaatccttgcaatcctttcaaatagttccACTCCTTTGTGACAACGCATTCAAgtgtatgagcctgtgggggccgttcttattcaaaccaccacactcaccCTCTAGGGCTGAGTAAGACAGATGTAAATGCAGGTGTAGGTGTATATATAGATGTAGAGTGAAATCTTTATATCAGTGATAGCCTGCATTTGTAGCCTCTGAAGGCTGAGACAAAGAATTATCAGAGCAAGCAGGAGAGCCAAACTAGCCCTAGCAGTGCGTCACTGGGATAAAGTCCATACTAggctcttgttctttctctctttctacctgtgGATTAGGATGTAgccctcagctacttctccaataccatgcctgcctgtctgctgccatgctttctgccctgatgataatggactaagcttcTGAAATGGGCAAACAgaaccctaattaaatgctttctgttaTAAGAGTAgctttggtcatggcgtctcttcatagcaatagaacactgactaagacagtgagCATCCTTGCAAGTCCTTAATATTTTTCACACCATCATTTGCAATGTGTCTTCTTGTGTGCACATATAATGATATATGTCATTGTGTTATAATTTCTGAAACCAGCTACTTACTATTGGGTAGGAAGAGTCTGCCACCATTGTAATGAAGGGCAGGTCATACCACCAGAAAATTTCCCATACTTCCCTGATTCATTTCTCAAGATAGTTTGCTGAAATGTAGGGCTTTCAGGAAAGCAGGGAAATGCATGCAGGAAAGTGTGGAAGTATTAGGCTTGTATCCTCATGAGACCTAGCAGATGGAGTGTCCCACTTACTTGGTCCCTGGGTCATCATAGGAGGCTACCATCACCAGGGTGCTATGTGGAATTTCTGCAAGGAAGTTCAGCAGGAGTTGGGGGtctggggaaggaagaaaagagatgcTGGTCTTTAGGAGAAATGACTGCTAGTCATCCTTATTCTCTTCTACTACTCTAATGACCCAGGGAGGACCTGGGCCAGGCTGATAGAAGCCCAGAAGCCAGATGCAGTCAGTATGATGGTGGTGGGGTTTCCTGCTGCATTTGTCATGGggcagggaaatgagagaacatagTAAGGGACTTCATTCATGTGACTCAGAGTGGTGACTAGACACTGGTATTTTAAAGTCCCCTGGGGTGGAGCTAGGTATCTAGATCAGTTGCTAGGATACTTGCCTATCATGCACAAAGGCCTGAGTTGCATCCCTGGTACCATATAGACCTagtgtgatggtacatgcctatagtcccagaacttgggaggtagaggcaggaagatcagaatttGTAGATTTCTACTGTCCAAGACCACGTGGTATCTTCTAAATTATGACAGACATCCTAGACTGTTGGTAATCTTTGGTTACACAGGAAGTTTGAAGTCTGGGCTTcatgagtctctgtctcaaaacagaacaaaatagctGTCTGGGGTCTTGTGACATATATACAAGGATGAGCAATAGCCCTGTGCAtggtgtctttgtgaggtttacaTGTGGTAATTTGGGGCATGCAATACACATACAAATTGTTAGCAGAGCTGGCTACACAATTTGTGGAGttcagtgaaaaataaaaatgtagggccactgataaaaaaaaaaaaaggatgaagaaTGTCAGGACTATAGATGCTTTATAGAGCATCAAAGTGGTAGCCAAACTGTTCATGGGACTCAGAAGCCTGGATTGCAGCCCAAGGAGACCTGCTCTGTCTGTTGTGCTAAAGAAGGACGAGGGCAGTGACATCCTGAAAGTCAGCCGTATATACGCACAggggttatatatatataaaaaagaacaaaacatgcTTATGTGGCGAAGCAATATCtgcagagagatggggagagaggcgCCTTTCAGAGGTCCTGTCCAGACCTTAGGAGTCTACGTTCTATGCTTGGGCCCACTAGAGATCACTACAGCCTCGACTTTTATAGAGTGCTCTCCCAGGCAGGGCTTGAGTAGGTGCCAGGGCCTTATGCCCTCATCCTCAGCTCAACAGTTGGTGCATGTATGTTTTGAATCAATGCCAACAATGACATTTCTTGGCCTAGAGTTCTGCCTGGCCTCTAAGAACCCTCTTGACTCTGAGGGCAAGCCAGAATTCTAGGGAGTGATGAGGAACCAGAGCTTCAAGCATACCCCCTGGTCTGTGCCTGACACGGTGTGCGACAGTTCTCTAATTCCACAGGTtggctttgttattgttttgtctcCTGTCCCGCTCCTTTGACCTACCATGGGCATTTCTTGAGATCAGATTCTAAATAAACCAGAATACTCAAACCGTCATCTAAGGATCTGTGCCTAAgtctaacccagaccccaggaagGTGTTTAAAGTGGCAGGATGGCCCTCAACCTTCCCATCCTTGTGCCCACAACTTCCCTGCCTCATAAGGAGCTCAGCCCCTACGACATCAGTGTCAACAGCAGTGCCTACCTCCAGAGTACATGTCAAAGCTGCCCTTCTTCATCACGTAGCCTGTAGTTCCTAGTGGAAAGAGCGTTATTACTTCCTGTAATGTGAGTCACCCCGCTTGTCATTTTGCTGAATCTGACCCATAGGTAGTGTAAGGCCTCAAACCAGAGTGAGAACTGAGGGGAACTAGGTCCTGTGAGAATCATGCAGGGGCACAGGAGGGGCCTAAGAGTTCCTGGGCCGAGGCTTATTCGAGAGGTAGAACATACTGGCTGAACGTCCAGAAGACAATGGAATCTAACCACTCAAGATCTGTGTTCTGTCAGGGCAGCTGCTCACACACAAGTCAGCATTTCATCCTCAATTTCTGCACAAGTTCAACGAGCTGTTGGTTTGAAATGGAAT
Proteins encoded:
- the Fam3d gene encoding protein FAM3D, which encodes MRVTGLIRFVVFIFTVVTMWVFLRSYTNFSRKTIRLPRWLGMPPKEIQTPKFKCGLNKACLKNFFAFKISSGAANVVGPSMCFEDEIIMSPVRNNIGRGLNIALVNGTTGYVMKKGSFDMYSGDPQLLLNFLAEIPHSTLVMVASYDDPGTKMNDKIRTLFSDLGSSYAKELGFRDSWVFVGAKDLKSRSPYEQYLKNNPETNKYEGWPELLELEGCVPRKVM